The genomic DNA TGGATGAAAAAAGGCAAGAGGTGTTCTCATTAGAGGTGGTATTTCTCAGTTCTGCATGGAAATAGATGCATATAAAATTATGCTTCTTCCATAATACTGAAAGACTCAAGAACTCCTACCATCTGCAAATCAGAAAGGAGGATCTAACAGATTTTCCTATGCCAGAACAGCTGCAAGCAGCTTGCTTATCCCAAAGAACAAATCTGCTCCTCTATGACAGAGGTCATACTACTTGTCCTTGCTTCAGGACAGTGTCACAACTCACGAAGTTCAGTGAGAAGAGGCACACAGTGATATCAGTGTCATTAAGAAGTAAAGGAAGTCTAACAAGTGCCGCATTTAAAGGTCCACGTTCAAGTCTGAACATGACCTTCCATTCTCTTCGTTAAATGTGGGCCCCAGACAGTTCTTGGATGATTACCATGACCCCTCTCTGCTAAAGGTATCTTTACATggtttaaacaaaaaaactgcCTTAGGTCATGTTTATCCCCATCAGTTAAATTGATACAGgtaattttgtaaatattcttCACCTGTCATTTATGAAATGGACTGTTGTATTTTAAGGCTAACACAAACACCCTCTTAGGAATATGCCATAAATCCATGGATGCTATTTAATTACTTATCCAGTTGAGAAACAAACTTGCTTATAGATCTCTAGGTTAGATCCAAAACAGGAAGTTAGGTACAGTTTAGATTCCAAAATGTCTATTTCCCTGTAAAACCCCCACAGCATTGctgtatttctgctgtttgttgCACAACTTCTTAAAACTACCACATCTCCAAAATAACCAGGAGCTTTTCACAGATGTGTCTTCAATGCTCACAATTAGGGAGCTCAGAATTCTAAGTATATTTTAAGCATTCATAATGCTCTCAAAACTGAGGATATGTTGGTGCTGCCAGATGTTACTATGATGGTGCACTGAGATTATTTACCTGGCATGCAAAAACAGCTGGAGCTCAAGCTATCCCACTTAAAAACtccaataaacaaacaaaaaaaccccacctaaaCAGAGCTCAATTGTTAGGGCACAAGAGACTTCATTTTCAGTCACTAGCACAACTCAGAATGACAGAGATATCAGACTTGAACATGAAAATGTGTTCTGTTCTGATAAGCTGAAATGagacttttctttctcactAGCTAACTTATCCCtcccctttttaaaaacaaataaaaacctttttgctGGCAGTATCATTCTTGGATGTACCTCCTTGTACACCATGCGTGAACAAACCACAAATTTATAGAGCATAATTCTGTTCTGCAGCAGAATGCCTGAAGTTAATTCAGTTTATGACTGACTGTGAGTATTTAAACCCTGCAGTTTGAATACTGGTGCTTTTATTAGTGTTTTCAAAATGAGGTGATAGGTCTTCTAACAGGAACATCAGCAAAATGTCAGGAGTCTCATGGGAATCCCATTAATATTTCTTCTGAACAGATGATTTAAATCATTATCTggaaaacacaagaagtttcaCTTAGACTAATAGAAGATGGGACCAGGTGACAATTATGGTTCTAGAGTGTAAATGGATGAATTGTTTTAAGTCTTATCAGTAGGTAAATGTGTTTATCCTCTAGCTGAGTGCTGCATATTGCATAATCCAAAAGCATTTCACCATAATAAACACTTTATATTAAAGAGCATTCTGTTAAGCTTAATATCTCACAGGCTGATCTCATAAAACTACAGGGAGTACAAATTCAGTACTTCTATTTAACATAGTACTCAAGACTTCTGAGAAGCTTTCCAGCATTTTATAGCAGTTTCTTCAGTGTTCAGCAGACGTTACTCTATTTGCTAAACAATATCAGACTGCAAAATTGCTCTTACTGTTGGTAGATCAATAATGACACGGGCAGAGTCATTATCTCCGTGGCAACAGAGTGGCAACTGTTGGAGGAATATTGCGCACGCTGCTGCTGCGCTCTGGCAGTCGTGCCTCggcttcctcctgctgctgctctccctgcaggccTGGTATGCCCAGGGTACCAACAACCAAGGGCACCTCTTAGACTACAGAGGGTTCAACTACCGTGTTCAAGCTGTGGTTACACGATTTCTGAATGAATATATTCTCACAAGGGTTTATTACATTGGACTGATGTCTTTAtgttacttatttttaaaggacCATCCCTTTGTAGAAATAGCTAGGATGAAATTCAAGTAGGTAAATACCACAGTATTCTCTTCATAGCCTAATATTTTGTTGAAAGAAAACGTTTAGTTGTCTTTAAGAATAAAAAGATACCTTTCTTGTcaatcaatttttatttcattacattttGACTCCCCAGGATCTAAAAGCCATGGGAGTCTTTATatttgattaaaattaaaaagagaccACTTGGGATATTACATTTAACACTTGTTATGTCTCTGTATATTGAAACAGTCCAACAAATAGGAAAACATACTTTTGCTCTGCATAAGTTACTGCAGCTCCATCTAGCATGAACAggacattctttttttttttcattctgcacAACCTTCACTATGTTAATCACAACATATTAATTTGCAGAAAGCAAACACTCGTCTGTGTCTTGATGACCATGGCTGAGCTAGCCTTTTGATGTTTTGTCGAAGGCAAAACATACCAACTCACAAAATACATGGTGTTCATCAGCAACACAACATATGAACTATGCCTTCAGATTAAACatggaaagtatttaaaagtagATAAATAAATCTACTTTTAAATACTGCAGCAACACTGTTCTTTTCATAACTCACATGGGATGACAAAGGGCAAGTTTGCAACAAGTCCCTTTAGAATCTGTtcttaataaatataaataaaaggcAACAGAAGCCATCCTGAGGACAGCTTCCAAAAAGTTAAAACGAAGATGTCACTCAAGCATCAGCCAAACTCCACAAAATACAATCAGACAAGCACTCTTCTGAATGTTGAAAACAAGCTGGTCTTATTTGCAAAGCTCTCACAAGAACAGAACTGGATGGTAGAAGTTCTTTTCCTTACAAATGTAAATATGACAAATGGTCATTAACATACCGAAAGTCCAGATGCTACATCTGCAATATAAATTATTGCTCAAAATGCACTGTGACTTGTTATTTGTGAGAGACTTTGTATTTGagttaaaaggaaaactattcAACATTTTCTTCTACTTACAGGATAGGCCCTGCTGCTTTAGGAGACCGCCACGCTCTGCGCCAAGTTCTTGGAAAGAATACGGCGTCTGCCCAGGAAACCAAGGAAAACTGGCTGTACATACGGCCGTCTGCAGGACACGTTCCAAATCCAGCACTTCTCTGGCTAACatgaggcagctctgcccttgctCCAGCACCGACTGAACCATCCTTTTGCACAGGCAGCCAGCCAGCCCCATCTTGCTCCTATTTTCCCATCCCGCTGCTACCCCTGGCAGCTGCTCGGGTGACAGGTCAAGCTGTGCAAAACTACTCGGGTCTCCCCGCTCAGCACCAAAGCCGAGCATGCAAACCACCGCTGCTTTCTCAGGGACAAACCGCCTGCTTCATCCCATCAAAGCTCAACCAAACCCGCGCAAATGAACGCAGTCAAACCGGTCCCCGGACACAGCCAAAGCCGGGAAGGAGACAGACCCATGGAGCTCTTTGCCAGCTGCCCACGTACAGCCTCCACCGCCTACGGGGATAGAAGCTGCCGATTGAACGGCGCTGCTCGTCCGAGAGCGGCTTCCCCGCCGCCACTCGCGCCCCGGGCACGCTTCAGCAGCGCGGCTTCATCCCGCACAGCCGGCGACACTCCAGCGCAGCGGCTCCATCAGCCCCTTCTCCACGGATTTCCCCGGACCCTCAGACAGCCCCGGCCCGAGGGAGCTCCACCACCGCCTGCACCATCACACGGCCGGCGGGATAAAATCCAGACCCCGCCCGAGGGCCGGCGGCGCCGGCGTGGCCCGGGGGTCTTCGAGGGCCCCCAGGCCCAAAGAGAGAGACTGAGCAcagcggcggccccgcggcaAGGCCGCCCCGCCTGCTGCTCGGCCCTCCGCTGCCCCGCGGAGGGGACGGTGGGGGCGCGGGAGGGGAAGCGCGGCCCGTCCATCCCGGGGACGGCGCCGGGCCCGGGCAGGAGGAGCGGCAGCTCCCGACGCGTGCCGCCGCTACCCGGAAACGGAAGGCCCCTCAACGCCAATCGCCCGCCCGAGCATCCGAGAAAAGCCCCGCCCCGGGGCAGTTTGACCAATCGCGTCTGCGGGGGGGCGGAATTAACCCATCCACGTTGGATTGACAGGTCCCCCTCCCAATGCAGCCGCAGCGGCTCTGTTCTCTCCACTAGGAAAGCGAAGCCACCTCAGGGTAGCTGGGTGGGACAAGTCCCACTGTATCCCAGCGCTATTGGCTGTGGTTGCTGATTGGCGGGAGCCTGCGCCTATGCGGGGGAAGCTCTCCGGCGACCGGCCGCGCCGTGCGCCAATGGGCGGGCGGTGCGGAGCGGTGCGGAGGGGCGATGAGAGCGGCGGTGCGGACGGGGTGGCGGATCGGGGCCGCCGCTCTACGGGCCCGGGCCGGGCGGCCGCTCAGCCAGGCGGCCGGGGAGAGCggcggggctgagggcggcggcggctcggggTCGCGGGAGGCGGTGGAGCGGCTGGTGCGGGAGCACCCGGTGGTGGTGTTCATGAAGGGCAGCCCGGCGCAGCCGCTCTGCGGCTTCAGCAACGCCGTGGTACAGATCCTGCGACTGCACGGCGTGGAGGATTACCGCGCCCACGACGTGCTGCAGGACCCCGACCTCCGCCAAGGtcagcgccgggccgggccggggtcACCTCTGGGTGCCGCCTCCCGGGGCCTGTGCAGCCCAAGCCGGCTCCCGGTGGGGGGCAGAGCCGGGGCCCGTTCCCTGTGGGAAGGGCCCTCGGAGCCGCCGGGAGGTCGGGCTTGTCTTAACGCCGCTGACCTCGGGCACTGTGGGAGCGGCCCCTGCCCGCTTGTCCCGCCCGTAACTTGCCTGTTCTTGCTGTATTGGGTGGGCTGGGTTGGTCTCTGTTCTTTCTTAACGAGGCAGCATCGTGGGGAGAAGGTGagcggagctggggaaggatctGGAGCGCACGTCCTGTGAGGAGCGACTGAGGAGGGAGTTCGGCGGCGTTAACCCTGGAGGGGAGCCATGGTGGATGGCACGGGTGACCTTACTGCTCTGTATAACTAcatgaaaggaggttgtaggCAGGTGCGGATcgggctcttctcccaggcagcaagCGACAGGACGAGAGGACAGTCGTTggttgtgccaggggagttTTAGGCTGGATACTGCGAGGGATTTATTCACATGAATGGTGATTAGGCATTGGGGTGCGCTGACCatgggaggtggtggagtcgcCGGCCCTGGAGGTGCTAAAGGAAAGACTGAACGTGGCACGTAGTGCCATGGTCCAGGTGACAAGGTGGTGTTCAGtcatgggttggactcgatggtctcAGAGGTCTTTCCTAACCtaattaattctgtgattctgtttggGTGTTAGTAGAACTAGAAGTGTGTCACAGAGATGTGCCATTGAGGTTGCTGCCCAAACaccttggtttggtttttgtgaCCCTCCCCGTGTTCATGAAGTCTGAGTTATCAGCACAGTGCAGTTGTGTGTGCAGGGTGATGCTTGGAGATTGGGCTCTTGGTGCCACACTGCCTTGCCTGGCTCGGAGATAGAGAGACCCCTGATACCAGTTCTTGTCTTCCCGGTGAACAGTATGGTGGAATTTCATGTATGGCTTGGGCTTGTACTACTTGATTCCCAGCTTGTACTGCCTGCTGGGATTCTCTTGATAAAGTACAAATTTATGCTAATAATTTGCATAAGAAATACTTCATAATAGTTTCACCACTACTGCACAAGTGGTAGTAGCTATTCTGTATAAGGTTTTGTTGCCAGTTACAGAAAGCTAGTAATCAGTTCTAGTAAATGCTTTTCATCTTTCCCTCTGCAATGTCCGTAGCTGACTGTTGAGTTCTATGTGGTTATTTGATAAagttctgaaacaaaaaaaattatatacaagTACATAGTAATTAGTCTTGTAGGTGTGTGGCATTAACAGTTCTTGCCCAGAATACACTAAAATACACTGTAAAGCCACATGCTGGCATGTATCAGGTGACTTTGTTCTCCTTTGCTTTTGGTGTCATCTGACTAACTCAGTATTTCATTAGCTCTTAGCTAGAAGGCTGATTTTTCCAGtccttgtttgcttttcaattCACAACTATAATAGTTGGTCTAGTATAAAAGCTTGGAATTTCTGTGTAATGACATCGTTCGTTATTGAAGGTTGATTTTGTTCAAGTACAAAAACTCCTCTGCCTTTGCAAGTGAACGAATAATGGTAATTTTCTAAACTTTGTGTATCTGAATTTATTAATTGTACAGTTTACTAGAACAAACTCTTTATCTCTTCCCACAACTCATAAACTAAAAAGGAGGAAGCAAAACCCTGGAATCAAACCATCAGCATTTCATTTTGGTTGAGGGGGTTCTTCTGAGCTTCTGAATGGGGAGTTCATTTATAAGTTATAGCCTCTGAGCACTTGACCATGTAAATAgatagtattttcttttgtgtagcTTAAATTTTTCCTCTACATGATCTTGGCTTGTGCTAGTTATTGAGAGAGGTTATTGCTCTCTTGGCTACCAGAGCTATAAATTGAAATTAGTGTCTTGATCCAGCCCTCCAGTGTCTAAGCTACATAGAATGCAGTTACAGAGTGTACCCTTGCACAATATCCCGCTGGTTCTCAGGTGCTTAAAGAAGTTGTTCTGTTCCTTTCCATGCATCAGCTTTGACACTTGTCCAACTGTGCAGAGGGCCAGCTCAGTTTATTAACTGGATCACTGGGCCTGCAAGTTGGAGTAGCAGTCTGTACTGTGAGCTGAGTGCCAGAGCCAGCATGAAGAATGGAGCCTTGAAGAGTTGGGGAACGACACAGCTGTTTTCAAGGGCAGCAGAATTCTTGTAGTGCTTCAACTGTATTACCTCCTGCACCCCGAAAAGCCAGGATGTGCCTGCTCCCGTGGGTGGCAATCTCTGACAGGGGAGAGGACAGGCCTGCTCAAAGTTGTAGTTCTCTAAGTTGCGAACTGTATTTCAGCAGTGACTGTTGTGGCCTCGAGTGCCAAACAGGTCTGAGCATGTGAGCCTTTCCTAGGCTCTCTCTGTGAACCTAGTCTGCACTGCAAGCAGGGGGGCTGGTGAGGGAGTGTTTCACAGGCTTTAGCTGTGAAAGTATCAAGAACATCAACTGATCTGCAAGGAGATTGCTGTATAAGATCTGGCCACCCACTTTGTGTACATCTGAACCTAACTTCAGTGTTTGAATATATGTGTGCTTATACATTTGTAGTAGAGACAGGCTGTTGGAGAATTCAGGCATGTCTGGATTGCTTGTTGGTTTCTTGCCTCTATCTATTGAAACACCTTATTTTTAGCTAGGTATAGTTCAATCGGTGAAACGTACCTAGAGCTAAAATATGACAAGCTGTAAAGCTAAAACAACTCCCCTGCTTGCCTCTTTACCTAAAAACTCAGATCTGTGAGACTAAAGTTATTGGTACTTCATGTGATCTGAGTTTAGGCTGAAGATACACTTCCCTGACACAAATCCTTCCTTATTAAAGCTGGTTTAGAAGACTGTGCCACTCTGTTGGGCTCCATGGCAATTCAGGTCTTCTAAGTCGGCTCTCAGCTGATGGACAGCATTAGACTGGTTCCAGtctctgaggcagagaagtttgGGATTACATACTGGAAAATAGGTGGTTTAAACTGCTGGGGTAGTTCACtctcagattattttctttgttatcTCTACATTATCTGGGCATGGGATGCTTCCAAGCTGGTGTTCTTGATCCTTTCTCCCACCCTTGGCTAGCCTTCCCTCAGTAAAGCTTGTATCAGTGCTAATGGTACTCAGGCTTGGAATTGACTGCGCAGGGAAGTGTTGGAATctctgtccctggaagtgtttaaaaggCATGTGGACATGACACTTGGGGGTATGGTTTCCTGGTAGATGATGGTGCCAAGTTAACAGTTGGATTCtatgatcttagaggtcttttccaacattaatgattctgtgatgtccATGAAAATGTGTTGCTTTTCTGGAGCAAGTGTGGTAGAAATGAATGTTGTTTGAGTCAGTTCTCTGATGTGGCTCATCCTTCGTTAGTGCCAATGCTGCCAAGAGAGGCTGAGAGTTGGAGCTGGGGAGAGGGGTGGGAATGTGCTGGGTACCTGTTTCAGTAGCTCTTTGCACCGATCCTGGTTTCACAGTTACTTTAAATGTGCTCCCACAGCTGTCAGACTGAACTCCTGACCCGTGAGTGTGTTGTTCCAAAGTAAACAGTGGTtcagagcagaagctgcagcttctgAAGTACAGTAGGGAATCAGTCTGCAGCGGGGGATGGAGATCCCTTGGGATGTTCGAAGGAATCATCACAAAAGTGTATCCCTAGGGCAGCAAGTGCTGCCCAGGCTAACTTGCTTTGAGACCACTGCAGCAGTGTCAGGCACTGCACCGAGGTGAGGCTTGGGTGGCCAGTGCAGGGAGCATTCAGTTTGTGACCTGGGAGAGCCCCAGCAAAAGGCATTTAAAGCAGCTTGTCCAGCACATGaaatgcagcacacagagcaaatGAGCTTGATGgtattcttatttttatctgaAGCTGGGTAGGTCCTTGAAAGTACTATCAGTTGTGTGCAGTTGGGTccttgaagaaaatatttctgtgaaagaatTACTGGTGTAAACATTGCCTTGGAATGCTCATTAGCAGTAGGTTTATTATGCAGAGCCCTTGGTTCTCAATTCATGTTTACCATTGCAGTATCTTAAATGAGCCCTAATTTGTATCTGCAGTGGCCTTAGACCAGGATTATCCTTCGCATGTCTTAATCATGGACacagtttttcactgaaacttTGATGGGTTAAAAGACATTTAGGAGAGTTTATGCAGTTTTGAGTACTCAAAGGCCAAAGAGCATTTAAGGAAAGTATTGCTAAGTGCAAGTTGACACTAAAGCTTAAAAGTCCTGCAAACTAAGGAAGAAGTTACAAGTGAAGATGGAGGTTAGATGGTTGTGGGTTCCTTTTGGCCTTAATTTATATGCTAAGCTTTTAGTTCGGGCTTACAAAACATGGGCTGTCCATGCACAAAATCTGAAGTCAGAATAAAATCTTAGCTGACATATGTAGTGGTTAGGAACACTTAGTTCCcaacaatctttttttctcagttgctATTGTTTTAGTGGATATTTTAAGCATGTTGTATTTTGCTAAGGGGAATTATTTAGCTATATTGCATCTTTTATACATTGAAGTAGCAATCCCACTGTATTTTTTTGCacatatacatatttattaaaaaagaaagtggtTTGCATTCCAATAAAGCAAGCATAATTTCCTTACATGGTTATTTTTTTACCTCAAgtattttggggtttgctcTTTTAGTCTCTAGAGACGAAAATGTTTTCTAAGGGGAAAACAAGTTCTCTTGTGCTCTCAACTACTCAGGTCTAATAGTTGGTGGTGGGGGCTTGGCTTCCAAGGTAAGTGGGCTCTGATGTTTTGAGAAGGTACCTCTGTAGGTTTAAGTTTGCTTTATGGGCTTTCATGCCTTTGGCGGAAAAATTCTAGGTACTGCatgttgaaaatacataaaaatgttgAATTCAAAATGTGTCATCTAATCAAATGCTTGTGGTTGTGCTATAAAAATAAGCAGCAGTAGGTTTTAGCTATTTCCTCTGCCACAAAAATAATGGCTTTGTGTGAAGGGTCATTTAAAAAGTGGCAAATTAGATACAAAGATTCTTCTGTGTGATGTCTAAGGGTGAGCTGGTTTCAGTGTGTATCAGCTGATCAGTTTATATTTTTGGGTGGTCTTATATCTGTCTTCTGtgaagtatatttttaaactttaattctgtatttcttaattGTAACTTGAGGTATGTTTTGTCAAATGAGTACTTCCAAATGAGTTCTTCCGCCTTTGTGCCCCTCCCATGTGCTGTAAGGTCTGGCATTGAAAGATAAAGGAATTTGAAATTCATAAGGCCTCTACAGGGCCAAATGTATCTTGCAATTGAAATTGCAGGAATAAGTGTAACTGTATGAGTTCAGGATATTTTAAAGTCCCTTTGGGAaatataacagaaaagtaaTCAGTTCTCAGTATTTTTCAATACTTCTCATTTCTGTAATTGATTGAAAGAGTCAGGCTTTTTGTTGGGAGTAAAAAGAGATGTGTTTTTCCACTTCCTGCTGACTCCTTATCTTTCAACCCACATCTTTGAGTTGGGATGAGAAACAAACCTGATTAAtataggtttttttctgatagtgCTCCTGTTACATAGATATCTTTTTGCctttattagaaagaaatttggATATCAATGGCAGAGTCAGGTGGAAGCAAtgcattccttttaaaataccattCTATTAAGAGAAGGGGGAaacctttaatattttttttttccttttgcaggaATAAAAAACTATTCTAACTGGCCTACCATCCCACAAGTGTACCTCAATGGTGAATTTGTTGGTGGCTGTGATATACTCCTCCAGATGCATCAGAATGGAGATCTTGTAGAAGAGCTGAAGAAACTAGGAATCCGTTCAGCGCTTCTGGATGCAGAAAAAGAccaagagaaaaagtaaaataagcaaaaaaagatGCTGTGACAGGAATAAAGCAAATCTTTGATAAGAACTTGTTACCCATAAAGCCTTACGTACTTTAGGTCAAGGAAGGCATCTCTTTGAACTGACACTAAGTGAATGTCTCTTAGCTCATGGTAAATGTAGTGATCTTGGTATTTTGATTTATGGgtattttgaaaatttgagTATAACCACTGCACTGTAAAGCAAATGTTTGtgaaaatttgtgttttaaaaaagatcACTTCTAAAAGCGCTCTTCATTGAGGTGGGAGTAAACCAAAAGaactaataatatttttgtggattttATGTGTGTGATTCTCTGTTCTTTGATACATGAACCTATACAAACAGCATTTGCATTCCCGTGCTTCTCTTGAAAAAGCATTGAGTAATAGtgcatctgtttttctgtttaactCCTGGTGATAAGACTTCCTGAGAGCCTGTAAAACCTGTGTAATCACATACAATATaggagaaaaacagttttccaaCAATATAGGAGAAAAAAGATTGTATGAGAGTGCATGAAATATACTTTTATTCCAATGggtaaaaataaacagaacttGTACAAAAACATGTATAGTGGTCATTATTACTTTGTAACTTTCTGATGGCTTTTAAAACTGCTAAGACTTGTGcctaaatattttataaaacctTTTCTACCTCTTGCAAAACAGCTTTTCCCCTGCTTATATACTTTGTGTATGGCAGTTCTGTGTCAGTGCTAAAATTGTCATTGGGAATTGTTTGGGGCTTCAGTATTCTAGCTTCAGTATTCCTGAAATAGTACAGGAGAATACTTCAGTTATTACTGTAATCTTGTATTATTTGCTTGTTATCTTTTTATATCTGTTGTGTTTCCAAGTGTTTTCTCCTGACTGATGTGCTCAGGAGAATATAGTCTTCAAATGTGGGATTTACAGATGAGACATTCATGTGGGTGAGTGCAGCAGAGAGGTTActgaaagataaatatttatttgtggAAAGTCTCTG from Sylvia atricapilla isolate bSylAtr1 chromosome 6, bSylAtr1.pri, whole genome shotgun sequence includes the following:
- the GLRX5 gene encoding glutaredoxin-related protein 5, mitochondrial, whose protein sequence is MRAAVRTGWRIGAAALRARAGRPLSQAAGESGGAEGGGGSGSREAVERLVREHPVVVFMKGSPAQPLCGFSNAVVQILRLHGVEDYRAHDVLQDPDLRQGIKNYSNWPTIPQVYLNGEFVGGCDILLQMHQNGDLVEELKKLGIRSALLDAEKDQEKK